The DNA sequence TCTGAGGAGGTGAAATGCTCGGCTAATTTAATTCATCAAACCTTAAATTGGTCAAACCTTTTCatatgaaacaaaaaaacatgagcATAATTCACTGCATTTCATTCCATTCCTCTGCATTTCATTCATGCACTAAAATATATTTCAGAATGTGTTGCCTAAATAccaaatatacattaatatacatttattttttatagggAAATAGAACAGATATATGAAGTGACTTGTTTTGACATGGTAAAAACAGGTTTCATATGTACAGGTACACAGTAACAATGCAGTTAAAAcatttgttatatatttttaaattgagaactaaaacaaatgtatttaaatagatttaatataaaaaaataatacaaatatatatgcatattgtTCCTTTGGGTTGTAATGACATAATAGTGTAGTAATGTACTGAAGAACTGAAGAGGATTACAGCATGTATAAGAACATCTATAAAGATAATTCTACTGTCTACTTTTCATAAAAAATGGGATTTTGTgagaaaaaattaataaaacaatacagCCAGGATGTACCCTGTACCCTTCGAGTTATATACATTTGACATGGCAAAAACAGGTTTCAtatgtacaagtacacagtcaAAATGCAGCTGAATCATTTGATATATATCTTGTTTTTTAAACTGAGAactaaaacaaatgtatttaaatatatttactatttttaaaaatatatataaatattaaataaataaaatccctatattttgacatttttgctaaaataaataataaaattaaatatatatatatatatatatatatatatatatatattattttatttatttgtttttgtgttttttcccccaatttggGTTGCAATCACATAATAGTGCAGTAACGTAACAACTGAAGAGGATTACAGCATGTATAAGAACATCTATAAGATAATTCTCCAGTTTAATTTGGACACTATTTTTAGTAAATTTGATTTTGTgagataaaataaatataaaaaatacaaacaatgaAGCTCTCGCTCACACAGCCGAGTAGTTTGTCCCTCGGCCCACCCTGTACCCTTGGTTTCTATAGCAACAGCAGAGCGACGCGAACGCCAGCAGCGCTTCGGGGAGGACTGCGGTGGGTGTGCGGGGTGCGGGGAGCTGAGTGCACTTGCTGAACGGACTTCAGGCTCTGTCAGGCAGAAGGTAGCGCTAGATTAATGCATGCTCTCTTTTTCAGGCTTTTGTCGTTGCCTTCGATGAAATTCAAGCGCATTGTTTCGCATAGGTCGGTCTCAGAGCCTCTGAGCTCCAGTCAACCTGCCGCTACACCAGCAAAGGGTGAGGCAGGAGCGTTAGCTATAGCAGCTGTTTACAGAAACATGGCATTCAGGAAAAGACCACCGAGGCAGTAACTGATGGCTTTTATTCAGGCACCTTTATATAATATACTTTCACTTAGTGCTAGAGATATATTTGCGAGGAAATGTGAGAGTTTGTGACCTAATACATTAATACTTCTACtaaagttgttgttgttttaacctataatatgaatatttttatatttctagCTACATTTTAAAGACTTAAGCCTATTTGAGAGCAGATTAATCTACCATTATTTATTCTACATTAGATTTTACATCAATAGCTAATAAAAAGAGTAGAATAGCACCTGACTTCAGGTCTGGTGCTGAAATTGGAGATGCTGGATCTACTAGGAAGCTCCTCTGCAGAAGTAGTTTAGAAGTTTTTTGACCTGATACTTTTTACCTTACAGATTCTGACCAAATACTGTTGTATTTGTTGTTTGAGAATATATTGTTGTACTAAATAACATTACTacctgtggttggtgtggtgcaacagataacaccactacctgccactgagctaccacaccacgtgggagactggggttcgattcccagtctgggtgactatactgctacaccaataagagtccttgggcaagactcctaacactacagtggcccacctctgtaatacgagttaccttgtaagtcgctctggataagagcgtctgctaaatgctgtaaatgtaaatatacctGTATCCTACACATGTAAAAGCTGATGCCCGAAGCAAATTCTAGCTGGATCTACTAAGACGTACCTCTGTAGAAGCTACTCaaaacttttgtttttttacctgaTAATTTTTACTTTAGCTACAGTCTGCAATTCTGCTAAAGCTGCTGTTTGGGAAGGTATTTTTCCATAATTAttccataataataattattatatataattatatatatgccactaataaaaaaagaatgccCTATCATGAATATTTTCAAAATGCAATAATGGATTATATGTAAGGAACTAATTTACTTTCTATTTCTAGGGtaatatttgactttttttgctttttttagaCTATAAGcgcagaaaaaagagaagaaataaacatatattttttgCTGGATCTAAATCTGGGTGGCATCCTCATCTTAACTCTTTCATTTAGTGGCCACATCCTGCTCCTTTTACTTGTCTGATCTTCTCCTTCCTTACAAACCCACTTACACTCTCACTTCTTCTTTTGCTCGGTATATTCACCGTTCCTCCATTAAGGCTTCATGGCTTTGGTGATCTAGTATTTTCTAGATTTGCTCCTCATCTCCGAATATTATTTTCACCACTGGTCCAGCAGCCTAATGGGGATTCATAATAGGGACACATGTAGGGATTTATGGGGGGAGGGGTTGTAGTAAGTGCCAGACTTTGATCTGTGTACATTATCATTTAAGGATGGAATCAGATGCCATAGATCAAGCTATTGATGAAGAGCTGGAAAAGCTGAGCCTGAACCTCTCTGACTCTGATTCAGACGACGCAGAACCTGAAGAGGATTTCACTGCATCCAGTGGAAAGGTGTGTATCAGAAGCATTTGTCCTTTAGAGCATTGGACCTTTGGGACTGTAtaagcttttttgtttttaatgtgatttttaaaatacatataaGACTAAATGTACAATGGACTTCATATACCAACTTCTTAGATTCCCTTTCCACTTTGTATTTTTACAAAGATTCTGATGTTTACCAGTGTTTtcctatttgggatttgtttagtttacaaGGACACTCATGAGTCcctcattataagagcagagctgtgaacaataatgcggtttaaaaacacatcacaaaGCTGATGAAGAATTTTTTTTAGGATTTTCATGAACTAGtactctgtttacacctgctctACTTCATATGGCCAGTATCtggattttagccacatgcgtttacactcAGTTAGTCAGACTGTGTTGAACataatatgcaaattagcttGTTGCCTGACAATTATTAGTGGTGTTTTGTTTCTACTGGGagggtttttgtttttggttgttgaatgtattttggagagacagatgcatttacactgctataacgtggctcaaatACGCCTCAGACTACGTCCTAAAGTGGTTTGAGGGATCGACTTTGTATCTGGAATTATTATAGTCTTGGGTGAGTTCACACTTGCATTGTTAAATGGCTAAACGGGGTCTAAGTCTTATGATAAGTTCTTATGATTGTATTGTTCTTGTGTTGGATGGTTCACAATGTTTCTCTACACTTTTCGACAAACAGCTGGAGAATGACTTTCCTGAGGCAGTGTTCACCTATTTGGAAGCTTCACATGACAGAGTGAATACCGCTGAACAGCTGATCCTTGAAGATCTTGATGAAAACGGTAAGGGAAATTGAAGAttgtgcaactgtgtgactgCAGACTGtataaatgttgttgtttttagctGTTAAAATGTTGTTCTTGTTTCTCTGCAGATACAGCATGTTATGAACTGTCTCACCATAAGAATTTTGATGACCTTTTGAATGAACTTGCCTGTAATTCTGACGAGGATCTTATGAAGCTGAAGGAAAGGGTAAGTCTGACCTTGTGGTTGATGTGATTGTAAAACCCCCTGAGTCATTGCTGAGGGAAGCACGGGCCAGTGAATTCGAAAGGTCCCATCACAGAATGGTGCAGAAagtaataaatgtttaattatttaaaacaaacctcatttatatatatatatatatatatatatatatatatatatatatatatatatatatgagtatagtatatatatattataatatatcataatatatatataattatatatattatttatttatttttctcagaTCATTTCAGAAATGAAGGAGCATGTAGATCCAGATGAAGCTGATGGGAGTTGCATGGAAAATACACATGTGGATGAAGGTTTGTTTCCATGATGGAATTAAAGTCAAACCCCAATCGGTTGTAActtgtaatttttttattgctacagaaaatggcaaaatatgtatgttcttttttttgagCCTAAATATAAGAAATGTTATCTCCATTGCTTACTAACCATGACCAACAAAGCAAACCCGACAGCACATCCTTTTCAACTTGCTTGTCTTATGATTGGTGGCATTGGTGTAGGTATAGTTAGATGTGGAGTTAGTgttacactatatagacaaaagtattgggacacctgctaattcattgtttgttctgaaattAAACGTATTTGATTTCAGATTTGATTTCATTCAACAAGAAGCTTGtaggtaaggtcaggatgttgggtgatcactacacctcatccccaacttccaaATCCCAAACGTACTGAatgagagaacacagttccactggtccacagctcagttctgggggctttgtacccctctagcccatgcctgacattaaaCATTGTGACagaaggtttatgtttatccgctccagagagtcctattctattggcaatacttctacacagagactagacaggctgtgtgtgtatttgctctGAGTGCAACCTAAGGTAGGTGAaggcattcattggaaggggtctccatgaacatttggacatttagtgtatgttcagtatatagtatatacagtaGAATATTACTGGAACATCTCAGCTgttatttgatatttgatatctaCCACTAGATGTCACCGCTGTGAAAGATTCAGCTCTGTATTTTGGCCATAGACTTTTCATTTTAACATCATGTAAATATGAGGATTTGTGTTGACTTCAGAAACTGAAGACGATGCTTACAAGAAGACGGAAAGGCTGCTCATTTTTGAATGGAGAGCAATAGAGGAGAGGCTGAGGAAAGAAGAAGAGCAGAGATTAGCAGAGCAGGAGGCTGAGAGGGAGCACCATCTGAACtcagtgagagaggaagaggagaagaagaagcgCAGACTTGAGGAGTTTGAGGAGGGGCTGCGGAAGATGGACGGAACAAGCTCAGTATGTTTATCTGTAAAGAAATCTACCTACAGTTTGTACACAGTGTTTGGAACCACCTGATGATGATAACAGAAAAACACATGTTTTTGTGCTCTTCGTTCACAGTGTGAGCATCTTGAAGATGATGGAGATCTCACAAATCATAGTCTTCAACTTGAAGTGGCCAAACAGCAGGTGAGTTTAAAATGAAGCTTTCAGGTAAAACTCAGATCTGTGGATGTTGTTCATCTTGAACGTCTCATAATGTTTACATGTGAATCGTCTGGCTCAGGAGCTGATCAAGAGATTAGAGAAGCAGTTAGAGGAGGAGAAGCGTGTCTTCGAGGAGGCCCagcaggaggagaggagaagaactGAAGAGAGGTGCTGTGGAGCGGCCACCAAGCTTCAGGCAGCTTTCAGAGGGGCACTGGCGCGTCGATGGAGCAAAAACGAGCTGAGCAAGAGGAGacaagaggagaggaggagacagGAGGAGAGGGAAGAAAGGGaacggaggagagagagggaggaaaggcTGAAGAAGGAgtgggaggagaagagaaggagagcggCTGAGGAGGAGCGGCTTCAGAAAGAGGAACGGGAGAGGAGAAGAGCTGAGTATGAGAGAGCCAAGGAACGAGAGCGCCATCGCCTGGAGAAAGAGCGCAAGCTAGAGGAACAGAGAAGGCAAGGGGAAGAAGCAAAGAGGATGGAGcatgagaggaagagaaaggagGATGTGGAAAGGAGGAAAAGAGTGGACGAGGAGAGGATggaggaggaaaagaggagAATTGAGGagggaaaggaggaggagagggaaagaaaggaggaggaagaaagcaAGCAGATGCAGAAAGACAGGAAAGGCATACAGATAAATGAGAAGCGAGATGGGCAGCAGGTGGAGGAGAGAAGAATGAAGATGGAAGATAGAAGTAAAAGAATGGAGGAGGAAGGTGTAGGGGAGGATGAGAGgaaagtggaggaggaggaggaggaaagaaaagGGAAGGAGGACACAAAAAGGAtagtggaggaggagaagaaaaagaaagaactaGAAACTGGGCTTATGCAGAAAGGGTATAGGATAAAACTAGAGGAAATGACGAGTAATGGAGAAGAAGAGATTGTGCCAAAGATAAAAGAGGAAAACAATGGACAAAAAATGGAAAGGGGGACAACTAGAGCTAAAGACAAAATTAGAAATACAGAAAGTGCTAAACTTGTCCTTCAGCCATCTCCTCCCAAGTCAGATAAAAGCCTTGTTAGTGTCTTACCTAGCCCTAAACCTTCTAGCAATGGACATCAAGACCAGCTTTTCCATCCCCTCAGTTCACCAGGCCCCACTGCCCCCATCCAGACCAGCTCTTTTACCGCAGCAGCAGGTTCAAACAAAGCACAGCTCGAGTTTAAATGTGATGGTGAAAAATCTGAAACAGACACCAGAGGGCACCAGTGTGACATGACAGATTCAGTGGAGAACTGTGCCCAAGACTCAAGCTCCATATGCCTGCCTGACAGCACAGAGCTGAAGAGGCTGGCCTGGATGATGAACTGCATTCCCTGGTCCAAGCTCTCCATGCAAAACAAGAGGAAGGGGGTCACAGCCTCAACGAGGAAGAGGGAGGTTAGAAGAACCTCAATGCCCACCCTTCCACCTTTACCTGTGGACACTATCCTCAAGTCTGGGTCCTGGAGTGCTCTCAGACAGGTAACATCAAAAAGTCAAACACAAATAAGTGATATGAGTTATGAGTTATAAGTGGCCATTTTCCATTAGTATTATATTAAATCAGAACAAagctacactatgtggacaaaagtattgggacacctactcattcattgtttcttccaaaatcgtgggtttaaaaaaaaatgctgcttttgttggagtaactgtctctactgtccagggaaggctttcttcaagactagattttggagcattactgtgaggatttaattgcattcagcaacaacagcattaaggttaggatgttgaatgattaccACGCCATCCTCAattccctaactcatcccaaaagtattggaggaagcaccatccatcattccaaagaacacagttccactgctccacagctcagtgcccctctagcccacgcctggtattataGGCATAAGTAAATTTTTTCATCTGCTCTGCTTTTTTTCATCagcgagtcctattctattggcaatacttctttacagacactagacaagctgtgtgtgtgcatttgcacatctgtttcagcagtgggtgcaacgcaaaggtgctgaatgcattcattaaaagcggtgtccacaaacatttggacacagtgtattaCGTGGAGGTTCTTTGACTGTCACTAAAGGCCCAACGTGAATCAGACGACACTGTGTAAAGAACCCCAGTGTTTGCTGTGTTTGCTGTCCTTGAAGTTTTAGCCGAAGTCTAAATCTTCTTTGTAATGAATACCAACATCAGGTAACCACGGTAACTCTGGAGGACTTGCCTGGCTGCAGTCTCTCCACACTGTCTGAGTGTACAAGTCTGCAGTCGCTGACCCTCCGGAGATGTGGACTTCAGGCCCTTGACGCACTAAACCATTGTAGTGGACTTAGGCACATTGATGTACAGGTACGCCcttatgtttttgtttagaCACGTTTGTATGGATTTCTCCTCAAAGAGCTACTTATAGCCCAAGTTTCTTCTTATGTCTTCCTTTTCTTATTCAGGACAACAGTATCACATACGTCAACCTTGGGAGTCTAGACAGACTTGAGGTCCTCCTTTTGAGTAGAAACCAGCTCACCAGCATCCACGGTCTGGATAGTGCTGTTAACCTGACCGTGCTACAGCTCTCCCACAACATCATCTCCCGCATCAGTGAGTAGCTTACTGCGGCTGATAATTCTGGTCATACAcgggtcagccataacattagtgccTAATTCTAATACTGAggaggtcccccttgtgctaccacagcagatctgacctgGCATGGAATCCACAAAACTTCTAAAGcagtcctgtggtatctggcaccaagacattagcagcaaatcatttaagtcctgtaaattgcAAGGTGGGGCTTCCTGAGGTTTACCAGATGTCCTTTTTTGGACTACATCAGGTAGGCACTGAATACTgcataccacagaacacctcacaagacttgcctgatgttttggagatgctctgacccagtcgtctagtcatCACAGTTTTGAGGCGTCTTGTCGAAGTgcctcagatccttatgcttgacACGtgaccttcaagaactgacttcacctgctgcctgatatatcctactccttgacagatgccacctCACTTTTTCACCCCcatgtcagtggtgctaatgttaaggctgattggtttattaatgCAAGCTCTAATGAGATGGTGATCACTGCTGAGAACATCTAGGTGGATCAGAAGTGCTTGAAACTAAACTCTGTAGGAAAGTTTATCTCCAGTTGCAGGTTCTGATAACTAGATTTGAACCTAGATTGAAACCTGATTACTGTGTTTttgtccactagagggcagtatTGTCTAGTCATGGCAGGTTTCTTTGTACCTGCTCCCTCGCTACCTTACAATATGTATTCAAATGTGAGTCATTTACCTCAATTGTGGTTCTGTATATATGAACAGCCATGAATAAATATTTCATAAAGAAGAGGTTAAATGCCCTTAAAGAGTATTTACTCTCAGTGGTTGTTATGAAACCCCCCCTCAGCCGAGTCGTGGGATTAGGTTATACTTTAGCTgatattagatttttttcttgCTATCCTCTTATGATCCTCACACACTTTCACTTCATTTCTGCATCCTCATATGAATGATGTCTTTTTCCGCCAGGTGGTTTGGGATCTCTGAAAAGGCTTCAGCGGCTGTCAGTCGACCATAACCAGCTGATCAGCACGAGAGGCCTCAGTGATGCGTTCACACTGCTGTATCTAGATTGTTCATATAACCATCTGAGCCACGTGGAAGGCCTAGAACACTGTGCTCTCCTCAACACACTAGACATGAGAGGAAACAGTCTGTCTGAGGTAAGCCATAAACAACCTCCTTGCTGAGGTAATCCATACCAAAACAATGAGACTGAGGCAAGGCATACCAAACAATACAACCGCATcattacaaacacaaacacgaGCATTATCCGACAGTGGTGAGGTAATTCTGGTGAAACATTAGTACAGAGTAATGTCTAGTGACTCCTCATTATCAGGGACTGTCTGGTAACTCGGGTAGTGTGTGTTTCAGCATACTGTTTTATGTCTTGAGTATGGATGTAATGAAATGAGCGACCACATCAGTAAGCTCTGCTTTTCTGAGATTTTTCACCCACTCTCAGATTGAAGGAACTTGACAGCATTCAGAATGGTAACTGCACCGGCCGTCCAGAAAGACAGAgcgatgatgacgatgatgacaGAGATTGTTTATATCATCCTCACGTTGAAAGCGGCTCCTCCATTAGGGTCACATTATCGTCTGCCGTCACTTAAATTCAATTTCCACTGCCAGTCAGTGCTGGTGCGCCAATAAGTGCTGTTGAGGTCTCATATTCAGGGTGAGGtttgtgttcctcagctcttGGGACGTTTAATGGTTGACATGGGCAGGATAGTATTTTGGCAGTTTGGTGACGCACTTACGCAGTAAGGttgtgtttctttctttttttgtctgggaCCCAGATACCCGTACTGAAGAACCATGTGTTGCTGAGGGAGCTGTATCTGGATGATAATAGCATCTCCTCCCTGCACGGCCTGGACTCCTGCTGGCTGCCTCTGCTGCGCTGTCTTTCTGTGGCCCAGAACAAGTGAGTGTTCTAtccttcttcttcattttcCATGATTTGCTTTTTTCTTCTGCCTGATTTTAGCCCAATAATGTGCTCTGCAGTTTTTGAGATATCAACACCATTCCAACTCCAGATTGCTGGGTCTGATGTACAGTTTCCACATAGCATATTTTTTTCCTATAAGAATTTATGGGATGCAAAGCTGTGTGCACCCTCCTTATGTTACAATGATCCAAACACACTATTAACACCCAACCAATCACAGCAACTACTTTACAATACCTGACCAACCTCctcaaacaccatagcaaccatatgggataccatagcagctgcctagcaacactatatcaCCCATCTTGCAACCACTCGATGATACAAATGCACAAGTAAGACCCAACCAACCACTTTGGAAATCACaccaaccatttagcaacactattgcaaccacttaggataccataacaaccacttagcaacaccatagcagcaccctagcaaccactaagcaacaccacagcagctGCCTAGGAACACtacagcacccatctagcaagcaCTCGATGATACAAATATACTACTAACACCTAGCAACTTGGCAACCCCTAAGCATCAACCTAGTAACCTCTTggcaaccacctgtgataccatTGATTGTAATTGAAATGCACTTGTTGTAGTCCTGGTGTTTTGTAGAGTATGGAATTATGGAGACTGAGTTTCAGTTCTATTCAGTTCAGACTGACTGATAGGCCTGTTGTCTTTTTTCCTCAGTGTCACTCAGCTTCCACCGTTAGATGACTTGCTTTCACTGAAGACCCTACATATGAGTCACAACTGTCTCTCAGGTCAGAAAACAAGTGAAACctgtattttatattaatattgacATCTATGTTTACTAGTTTTCTCCAATATTACAATGttcatcatattaaaccctaccATCAAATCTAATACCATTAAGTGTAATGTAAAGTCTGCTTATCTTTTAAGTAATAAGGCCTAataagtgtttaaaaaaaaacaaaacacttacAGTCGAGAAGAACTGCTTAGATGCGCTCATCATTTGGGGGTATTTCGCAACTGTTTTGAATGTCTGATAGGAACTATTTCTTTCTTAAAAACCACTCATCAAGTAGTGGAGTGGGTTGGggcagtgagtgagtggagtTTAGGTGATGACATGGACAACTCAATCATCACATTTATTGAGTTTTTAGTGTGGGAAATGCGTGAAAAAGTCAAATCCAACTATGCAGGCATTCTGAAAATATGTCAAAGCAGGAGGGACAATCATCAGGACCTGAAGAGGACAAAATAGGCACTATTAGAAAAGTATTTTTTCAACGCCTGTGTAGTTTGGTCTGTGGACTGGATTTTATGTTGTCCACGGAACGATTTTTCACttgcatgtttttaaatataattatgtGGCATTTGCCTCCTAATTTTGTGCAGGGAAGTTTAATCAAATCAGTAGTAATGCTGACTTAGTTCTGAAAACCAAAGAATAGCAAATGATTTACAGTGGGGCTCAACTGTCTATGGATTAGATTTGTATCCATAACAGGATTAACTAACAGTCTGTGCTGTGAGGGAGAATACATACACTCATGTGCTGCCCTACCTCCTCGTTCCAGAGCTGAAAAACATTTGTCTGAGTCTTCAGGGCTGCACATGTCTCCAGGAGCTTAACCTAAAAGACAACCCTGTACTGCAGGAGAACAACTGGAGGTAAGGTATGACCTGCATGCAGGGATTCAGATGCCCTTAAAAAACAAATTCACACGCACACTGTTCATACACTTTaggtccaaatatttgtggacaccccttct is a window from the Salminus brasiliensis chromosome 13, fSalBra1.hap2, whole genome shotgun sequence genome containing:
- the lrriq1 gene encoding leucine-rich repeat- and IQ domain-containing protein 1 isoform X1, whose translation is MESDAIDQAIDEELEKLSLNLSDSDSDDAEPEEDFTASSGKLENDFPEAVFTYLEASHDRVNTAEQLILEDLDENDTACYELSHHKNFDDLLNELACNSDEDLMKLKERIISEMKEHVDPDEADGSCMENTHVDEETEDDAYKKTERLLIFEWRAIEERLRKEEEQRLAEQEAEREHHLNSVREEEEKKKRRLEEFEEGLRKMDGTSSCEHLEDDGDLTNHSLQLEVAKQQELIKRLEKQLEEEKRVFEEAQQEERRRTEERCCGAATKLQAAFRGALARRWSKNELSKRRQEERRRQEEREERERRREREERLKKEWEEKRRRAAEEERLQKEERERRRAEYERAKERERHRLEKERKLEEQRRQGEEAKRMEHERKRKEDVERRKRVDEERMEEEKRRIEEGKEEERERKEEEESKQMQKDRKGIQINEKRDGQQVEERRMKMEDRSKRMEEEGVGEDERKVEEEEEERKGKEDTKRIVEEEKKKKELETGLMQKGYRIKLEEMTSNGEEEIVPKIKEENNGQKMERGTTRAKDKIRNTESAKLVLQPSPPKSDKSLVSVLPSPKPSSNGHQDQLFHPLSSPGPTAPIQTSSFTAAAGSNKAQLEFKCDGEKSETDTRGHQCDMTDSVENCAQDSSSICLPDSTELKRLAWMMNCIPWSKLSMQNKRKGVTASTRKREVRRTSMPTLPPLPVDTILKSGSWSALRQVTTVTLEDLPGCSLSTLSECTSLQSLTLRRCGLQALDALNHCSGLRHIDVQDNSITYVNLGSLDRLEVLLLSRNQLTSIHGLDSAVNLTVLQLSHNIISRISGLGSLKRLQRLSVDHNQLISTRGLSDAFTLLYLDCSYNHLSHVEGLEHCALLNTLDMRGNSLSEIPVLKNHVLLRELYLDDNSISSLHGLDSCWLPLLRCLSVAQNNVTQLPPLDDLLSLKTLHMSHNCLSELKNICLSLQGCTCLQELNLKDNPVLQENNWRSSVLAAKPNLIKLNGEQTGASAAPSVGSTQLWSFQELCQAHQDQLDSVLEKHRMEVSMAPCVLDAQLLTSTHSTELLRLAEQQRYAHEYGDSSVSETSAQEPASSSCLQDVSNWDLAKNESTKQHLADPETQSQPDAHLPMNVHKTHLEHPEPDLATGCAVGCINPPQQFREEKSRTCRRTAQAPRMDLKTMAAMVIQRCWRKHRRTGPSEPPAKSHGILSPERRLGSSEKTTEPPDEDYAATVIQAIWRGYALRRRLARALALAQVSEGDEAFEEVDMDEFIFDEEAMESDWIALHSEASSSGLLTYSEQLLLPKPHLPLQELHKSTPVLPWKPKQAWGGGEAAATSEQSLSPDPNPRMSSPPSSLGRDGQAERSEKILEEWGINSGSTALLILKRAQKMKARKQQQRKLLAEPAVRLALFRNRSKQPVPVEARKRCQAECRDEIKAGRGEASVGDALGGEPGRTQQHGTYQWLHTQAVQCQRGSATSANDHFLPEIDPDILNGGRVQLVAGTRYRETPDSAARLWSDVTGFSPPCNQQAHVRRHSVEHAKKEVPSPKRVSSAPSRKERISFRDNPVQLSGGWGGGKKRAKVNK
- the lrriq1 gene encoding leucine-rich repeat- and IQ domain-containing protein 1 isoform X2 translates to MESDAIDQAIDEELEKLSLNLSDSDSDDAEPEEDFTASSGKLENDFPEAVFTYLEASHDRVNTAEQLILEDLDENDTACYELSHHKNFDDLLNELACNSDEDLMKLKERIISEMKEHVDPDEADGSCMENTHVDEETEDDAYKKTERLLIFEWRAIEERLRKEEEQRLAEQEAEREHHLNSVREEEEKKKRRLEEFEEGLRKMDGTSSCEHLEDDGDLTNHSLQLEVAKQQELIKRLEKQLEEEKRVFEEAQQEERRRTEERCCGAATKLQAAFRGALARRWSKNELSKRRQEERRRQEEREERERRREREERLKKEWEEKRRRAAEEERLQKEERERRRAEYERAKERERHRLEKERKLEEQRRQGEEAKRMEHERKRKEDVERRKRVDEERMEEEKRRIEEGKEEERERKEEEESKQMQKDRKGIQINEKRDGQQVEERRMKMEDRSKRMEEEGVGEDERKVEEEEEERKGKEDTKRIVEEEKKKKELETGLMQKGYRIKLEEMTSNGEEEIVPKIKEENNGQKMERGTTRAKDKIRNTESAKLVLQPSPPKSDKSLVSVLPSPKPSSNGHQDQLFHPLSSPGPTAPIQTSSFTAAAGSNKAQLEFKCDGEKSETDTRGHQCDMTDSVENCAQDSSSICLPDSTELKRLAWMMNCIPWSKLSMQNKRKGVTASTRKREVRRTSMPTLPPLPVDTILKSGSWSALRQVTTVTLEDLPGCSLSTLSECTSLQSLTLRRCGLQALDALNHCSGLRHIDVQDNSITYVNLGSLDRLEVLLLSRNQLTSIHGLDSAVNLTVLQLSHNIISRISGLGSLKRLQRLSVDHNQLISTRGLSDAFTLLYLDCSYNHLSHVEGLEHCALLNTLDMRGNSLSEIPVLKNHVLLRELYLDDNSISSLHGLDSCWLPLLRCLSVAQNNVTQLPPLDDLLSLKTLHMSHNCLSELKNICLSLQGCTCLQELNLKDNPVLQENNWRSSVLAAKPNLIKLNGEQTGASAAPSVGSTQLWSFQELCQAHQDQLDSVLEKHRMEVSMAPCVLDAQLLTSTHSTELLRLAEQQRYAHEYGDSSVSETSAQEPASSSCLQDVSNWDLAKNESTKQHLADPETQSQPDAHLPMNVHKTHLEHPEPDLATGCAVGCINPPQQFREEKSRTCRRTAQAPRMDLKTMAAMVIQRCWRKHRRTGPSEPPAKSHGILSPERRLGSSEKTTEPPDEDYAATVIQAIWRGYALRRRLARALALAQVSEGDEAFEEVDMDEFIFDEEAMESDWIALHSEASSSGLLTYSEQLLLPKELHKSTPVLPWKPKQAWGGGEAAATSEQSLSPDPNPRMSSPPSSLGRDGQAERSEKILEEWGINSGSTALLILKRAQKMKARKQQQRKLLAEPAVRLALFRNRSKQPVPVEARKRCQAECRDEIKAGRGEASVGDALGGEPGRTQQHGTYQWLHTQAVQCQRGSATSANDHFLPEIDPDILNGGRVQLVAGTRYRETPDSAARLWSDVTGFSPPCNQQAHVRRHSVEHAKKEVPSPKRVSSAPSRKERISFRDNPVQLSGGWGGGKKRAKVNK